A genomic segment from Streptomyces sp. NBC_01233 encodes:
- a CDS encoding AMP-binding protein: protein MNATPDHPELDQLSADLTGLLGRIGLDPAARRSARRDRIDIRFAAAAARHPARVCARDGEEQTTYLEADWLADDIAGRLSGRAGPGTVVAVRAQRTCSAPAAVVGALRTGAAVLPLEPGHNAGLQEFLMRDAGAEMVISDGGLLREEIPLAKAGRFVIAARPEAAWRREIPPATAFLALPTGGDPGRALAVRPVSHMDVLSWVDALLPLLESGPDDVWTCFHSLSLDLGMREIWGPLLSGGRAVVVDRDTACDARAFARLLAEQEVTVLTQLPSAFARLAAAARGSRSSLPALRHVLLSDEQVDAPALAGWRDARIAPQAVAWDVSGPPTVL from the coding sequence ATGAACGCCACTCCGGATCATCCGGAGCTCGACCAGTTGTCCGCCGACCTGACCGGCCTGCTCGGACGGATCGGGCTCGACCCGGCCGCCCGGCGGTCCGCGCGCCGGGACCGCATCGACATCCGCTTCGCGGCCGCCGCCGCCCGCCATCCGGCCCGCGTATGCGCCCGGGACGGCGAAGAGCAGACGACCTACCTCGAAGCGGACTGGCTCGCCGACGACATCGCCGGGCGCCTGTCCGGCCGTGCGGGGCCCGGTACGGTGGTCGCCGTGCGCGCACAGCGCACCTGCTCAGCCCCCGCCGCCGTGGTGGGCGCACTGCGCACCGGGGCGGCGGTACTGCCGCTCGAGCCCGGACACAACGCGGGCCTCCAGGAGTTCCTGATGCGCGACGCCGGCGCCGAGATGGTCATCTCGGACGGCGGACTGCTGCGCGAGGAGATCCCGCTGGCCAAGGCGGGCAGGTTCGTCATCGCGGCGCGGCCCGAGGCGGCGTGGCGCCGCGAGATCCCGCCGGCCACGGCCTTCCTGGCGCTCCCCACGGGCGGCGACCCGGGCCGGGCGCTGGCCGTGCGGCCCGTCAGCCACATGGACGTGCTGTCCTGGGTGGACGCCTTGCTCCCGCTCCTGGAGTCGGGACCGGACGACGTGTGGACCTGCTTCCATTCCCTCAGCCTGGACCTGGGCATGCGCGAGATCTGGGGACCCCTGCTGTCCGGCGGACGCGCCGTCGTCGTGGACCGCGACACGGCCTGCGACGCCCGCGCCTTCGCCCGGCTCCTGGCCGAGCAGGAGGTGACCGTGCTGACGCAACTGCCGTCCGCCTTCGCGCGGCTGGCCGCGGCGGCGCGCGGGAGCCGGAGCAGCCTGCCGGCGCTGCGGCACGTACTGCTCTCGGACGAGCAGGTGGACGCGCCCGCCCTGGCCGGCTGGCGGGACGCACGGATCGCCCCGCAGGCCGTCGCCTGGGACGTCTCGGGGCCGCCGACCGTCCTGTGA